The DNA region CCCTCCATATTCTGATAGGTGGAGATATCAAGTAGCTTGCTTAATAGCTCTAAACAATCCTGGTCCTTCCTGGTCCTTTTGTGCTCCCAATCTTTAAGATTATTTGTAGGCATGCTACAACTGAATTGCACTTAGGTTCTGAGCTGTTAAGAGACAGTCTGtgcaaaacaaatgtaaaagttaATTTGAAATTAGAATCTCAGAAGTCTGTAAATCACAACTTGTTCTTCTCATGAAACAAAACGGATGCATCTAGTTTTACATGGGGGTATATAAAAGGAAGATATACTCCCTCTTTGGCCTTCTTAAAAATAACGAATTGCTTCATTAATTTTATCCAGCTCTTGGAATACAGGTACATCTTCACGACTATTTTAGTAGAAAATGTTACGGGTCAAGAATGGACTTCTGCGTCATTGGCCCTTATGTTGCAAGAGAGAAGCAAGTCTGTTTCCCCTCCAACCAAGTTGGCGTTTGCTGCATCAGCATGTACTCCATCCTGAATGGACTGCAATGGCTAAAAAACAGCTAAAGGGCAAAAGCCCTGAAGAGTTGATATGGCACACTCCAGAGGGAATTGCCATCAAGCCACTGTATTCTACACGTGACACAGCAGGCTTTCCTGAAGAATTACCTGGAGTAAAGCCCTTCACAAGAGGTCCTTATCCTACCATGTATACATACAGGCCTTGGACCATCCGCCAATATGCTGGCTTCAGTACTGTGGAGGAAAGCAACAAGTTTTATAAAGATAACATCAAGGGTGAGATGTGTTCCTTAGGGATTGGGCATTAAGGACAATACTGTTGCGGTTGTAATcagatatttttaatatatattttatacctGTAAGTTAGTTTTGACTTCTAgatgaatccctgcagttttcgtGGCCACCTTTGTAGAAGTGGGTTTCTGCTCCTTTATTTAAGAGCTGAAAGTAACTGGCTGAAAgtcacctttcatgcctaagcaggaCTAAAAGTCATGGTCTCCCAATTGCTAGCCAAATGTCTTTAACCACTAAATCAAATTGGCTCTCAGTTGTAACTGTATTtacttatattaatttatttacataTATGTATAGGTAATTCATATCAGAAATAAGTTGCTTAGGAACTATAATCATCCTGTTCAGATGATTATATAtagtagggatgtcaaactctaggcccaggggctggatccagctcgtggtgtgcttagatctggcctgcagggccgccctggaaacagtgaaggactggcctgcggtgcctctgtcaccaaaaatggaggtcaggagggctgcacatggagctcaggagagctctgttttcactggcagagggttgcaggagagcatcgcagccgaaaacggagctcagtagCCCATTTTCTctagccaccacaggtgccccagaCATGAGTGAcctcgagctggccatgcctatccTGGCCACATCCACTGTGgcccctcgaggtcaaacacaaccctgatatagccctcaattgagtttgacaccccgataTACAGCACTcagtttacattttatatttttgtaagtACTTGCTCAGAAGAGATGTAATTTATTTCATTAGAAAGACTGAGAAATGTTGAATATTTTCTCTGCTCAAAAATAAATTGCAGTCCTGTAAATACATAATATGAAATCTATTTAAATATTTAGGATGGATTTCTTTCATTAATAAAATTGCTTACAAGAATATAATCAGGAAGAGCAGCTCTGCAATAACAAATAGCCCTCTGTGCTTACTCAGAATAACTGAGTGTTGGAGGATTGTGGGTCCTTTGATGAAAATTGAGGGGCTGCAGGATGAAAGAAAGCCTTGTGTAATTGGACGTTTGCTTGTGCAACACTGAATTCTTCCCTAAATTTTAATGTGATTCCTTTGGTCTGTACTGTTTTGAACAACGAATAACCCTTTTCAGTCAAATTCCATTTAACAAAGATGAAGATACAATTGTATATGTCATATTGTATATTTTTACtaaattattaatttcattttcaagCTGGTCAGCAGGGTTTATCCGTCGCATTTGATTTAGCAACTCATCGTGGTTATGACTCGGATAATCCTCGAGTTCGGGGTGATGTTGGAATGGCTGGAGTTGCCATTGACACAGTAGAAGATACTAAGATTCTTTTTGATGGAATTCCCTTGGAGAAAATGTCTGTTTCAATGACAATGAATGGGGCAGTAATTCCTATCTTAGCCACATTCATTGTTACTGGGGAAGAACAAGGAGTGCCTCAATCCAAACTGACAGGGACAATACAAAATGATATATTGAAGGAATTCATGGTTCGAAATACGTACATTTTCCCACCAGAACCATCAATGCAAATAATTGCTGACATCTTCCAATATACATCAAAGGTATTGTTTAGTTTTGTTTCCTTTAATTACCAAGTGGTTATCATGTCTATAAGGATCAGTGTTTGTTACAGAACaaatttgtacatattttcttaCAGCACATGCCAAAATTTAATTCTATTTCTATCAGTGGATACCATATGCAAGAGGCTGGAGCTGATGCCATTTTGGAGTTAGCATATACAATAGCTGATGGCTTGGAGTACTGCAGAACTGGACTTAAAGCTGGTCTCACCATTGATGAATTTGCACCAAGGTACATGAATTCAGGGTTTTTTGGGGTGGCGGGGGAGGTGGAGTCTTCTCTATCCTCAGGGTCAAAGCACATATTGTGAATTGAACTGTTATATTCCATAGTCTTACAATGGCTTACTATTATAGTTGTGGGATTTTCTTGCCTTTTAGTTAAATTACGTAAGTGATCTTTTTTAGTATGGTTTTAATATAGTCCAGTCAGTTCTTGAAGGTGGAGATAAAAGTTCTAACAGTTGCATTCAATTTAATACTAGTTATTATCTTGAATTGTACCCATTTAGAACAACAGAATGATGTAAcagaatatttattcatttagtggggaggggagaaagataaacaagaaaggaacattttttttcctttttgattatctgaatcaaaataaaataaaaataaaataggtactattttctattctattaggAATGctatagattggggggggggtgttttgttttttaattcggCATCTTACTAAAATACTTCCTATCAGTATTCCCAGTGCATGAATAGCCCAATAAGTTATAATTATTAACTTTAAAAGATGGTATATATTTATTCGTGGTTTTGTAGGTGAGTGTGGAATACTATActactaatttaaattaaaacgtTCATCAAACCTCTGCTTTCACTATGAACTACATATCATTTCCATCCCTCTGAAAATATAGTATTTGTTGTTCTTACATAGAAAAATCCAGGTTTATAGCCATGATTCAGTGACCTTTTAGTAAATTGCCTGTAGTTTTACTAGCCTAAAgaaaattaggatttttttttaaaattaaatttaaaatataggtTTTATATTATCATTTATTGCTTATTCTAGATATGATCCTGTTATTTTATTGCAGACTTTCTTTCTTCTGGGGAATTGGTATGAACTTCTATATGGAAATAGctaaattaagagctggaagacgGCTTTGGGCTCACTTAATAGAGAAAATGTTTCAGCCCAAGGACACCAAATCACTTCTCCTTCGAGCTCATTGTCAGACTTCAGGATGGTCACTAACTGAGCAGGTACAAATCAGAGTATCAGTTATGATGACATGCAAATTTTAAAGAAGTAAATATAGTATATACTCAACATGTTGCACTCCTGAAGGTGTTTTTCTTTAGAACTTAATTAGAGATAAATCCAATTCATACCCCCCGCCCACCACTGCTGAATTTGGGGGAAGATTCTGGGATCAGCTGAGGACACGAGGAGGTGGCAAAGTTAGTTTCCTGGAATCTGCAGCATAATGGCTGgaataagaaaaaatgaaaacattactCTCCACaagtattttaattatttcattgatCATTAAAGCTTTGCCCAGATTTTCCTGCAACCTAATATCCTGTGTTTGCGGATGTGTTACAgagtaaaacatatttttatttgattaaaattttataaaTTAAGAAAGAGAACTTAGGCACTCAGGAGTGTTAGAACTGTTCAGAGTAGAAAAAAGTGGTGTTTCACATTAGTGAGAGAAGCATCTGTCCTTAAAAACTTAAAGCAACTACAGTCTTTGGGACATTGATTTGAAGACTTGTCAGTTGCTTCTCTGCCAATCTTAGCATTAGTACTGTTGTACATACAAATAGATTCACAACAacctgtcagatccctaaaagtgatactgctattcaattgggaggaggggagcctcggagttaaatcattagctacatctgaaacaactgagttttacaactttacaactggtttcctgtcaccgggagactgaaggtcccaacatctctcgagggatgtttatggtagccatgtgggatatataattttgatgtctaactagagatagctaTGGGAACATGTGCTTTAAttactcccagggcagaagagttaaggaagcatcttcacacttgtgtattggtcagaatctgcattcggacaaagggaaAGGGTCATTATCAGCTTTATCCCAAATTGcctggcctaaaggttttcagatgctactttgcttctaatggtttccatcctgcttgattaaagattccttttgaaatattcaagagtctttactttctcaagttaggagaggagccattacacaaCCAGTGACAAGTTTGAAGCATCAGCTTGACGTTTAGTAGATATGTTCTAGGCCAGCCAAGTAGCAGTTTAGGTAGGAATTCCTAGGAGTGTTCTTGACACATTTGAAAGACTTCATATTAGGGAAAGCTAGTTTaagatgtttaataaaaatagtttCCCTTATAATGTATTTGATCTTCTGATTCTCCACCCTCCATTTCATCATTGGGAGCATCCCAACCCAATGTAACTCACTTTCATCTGGTTATGATAGGTTCAACCTgcagaaataatatttatattgccATAGTATATTTTTAATCCGATTTTGTTAAAAGTTTCCAGGACATAACATGTCAAAGTCTAATTCAATAATATTACTCAGAATATTGCTGTGCTCAAAAGACAACATGTATTACTCTGcatctgtttcattttttaaaaataaagttattatttttgTAATAGGATCCTTACAATAACATCATCCGCACCACAGTTGAAGCAATGGCAGCTGTGTTTGGTGGTACCCAGTCCTTGCATACAAATTCATTTGATGAAGCTTTAGGACTGCCAACTGTGAAAAGTGCTCGAATTGCAAGGAATACACAGATAATAATACAAGAAGAATCTGGCATACCTAAAGTTGCTGATCCATGGGGTGGTTCATTTCTAATGGAATCTCTTACCAATGATGTTTATGAAGCTGCTTTAAAGGTTAGTTTGTTTAGTATAGAGAATGAGGAATAAGAAGATGCTTTTGTAATCTTTTATATGAGCGTGGGCTTCTCCAACTGCATTTATCATGAACTATAAAACTGACatctttgcctcagccgaagcctctttTGGAAGGAGAATTATACAGAAAGTCGCAGAGGCTCCGGAGACTCAGGTCTCTTCCCACCCAGGGACactatagcttgggcatgtcccaccaagcagcgcactggagaaagaccgttggcttacctgaacggtcgttctctgggcactgcgaggagagtccaatccCGCCCGGGGTCCTTGCAACTTTGAGGATGATGACTGGATGTGACTGTTGAACAGGCTTCCTGCTCGGTGGTCTCTtcgttttttaaactgaataatggaggcaaaaggaggaaaaactcactcagtcctagggcagatagactgtgttaacccatgcttggactctcttcgcagcgcccagagaacgaccgttcaggtaagccaaccaTATTTTTCTTACTAGGACTGAAAAGGAGTGCAACTGGACTCCAGGCACTCCAACTGGCTTTAGGCCAAATAGAAGACAAGTTTGTGGATTAAGGGAGAAACCagttaagtctttttttttaataatattttttttattttcacacaacacatataacacAAAAGCTTTTTCAACTACATACaatgtgtcgattggttacaaggtctttctgcgtcctttccatagtcatcacttgaattttatcaaaattcacatattgtcaatcaagatatctttgtatacattgttatgcttcctttgtttgattatcactattgtttctccattttagacaaggtattctaaatatataaccattaatattataatgattcattatatcatcttcaatatatccaataataaagagttattttatcctattctaagtcattctattattttagcattgataacattctctagtaATTTTTAAATTCCATGTTTTGCCCCATtattatcatcaatctaatatacacacacacacacacacacacacacacacaaatggttataattattaaacatccattaagcctagctataATTACATCCTgtcaacataaggcatattaaatttgaagaatttatattatggcatttcattatgtcatcctgaaatcatccaatgatattacatctctatattctattcttcatagaattgttttatcttttataaaaaggcttttcaacatcatctccataatcctcacaGTATAAAATTTCTTactatcaatctagtatatataaatgctttgttatcattattaatcttttatttgactatagctattattacattgtacatagcactcaaaatttaactacatttatctaaattttattgtgacatttcatcatcctgtatccttcagGAAATAGTGTAGTCTAATATCTCTTGCaatttgtaaagtctgtattctaagtgtcttatggacttctcttaagaacttgttgttcattgcatgtttTGTAAGGATTCAAAACCCTCTATCTGCTCCTTTTATCACcttaacttttgttatcattagtgcttctgccaagattactctcattatttctgccaaattttctctcctttcttcatctatgttctgacatctgaaataaagttccagttcatcaatctctccttgccatatttcacacttgtcatttccctccactctcagtttgatgtcagtgtcaacaattttatTATCACTTTCATATATCTCAGTGATTTCTTGagctctgtcctcaaacttcatcgtactttctgtattttgatctataatttcaagtctcttttcaattctctctgtgattattaaaactttttgaatttctgagaaaattctttgcaatgtgaattcttcttcacattgtgtcattttccaggttataaacactgccaaaacatccGAGACTTTTtagatttcaaacaaattcagtggagtttttcaaatcaaagctttctctttccttcaaaggaacacctgtataaacaaaacgTTTTCCACTGACGCTTTCAGTAAACAaatagctttgtaatatcagacattgccaagcctctagccactagatggcagtgttacctcttttccatctgtttttgcctctctgtAAACTCCAAGCTccggaagagagaaaaaaatgtttaaaaattacgtTCCGACCAAGCCTTATGAGAGAAGAAACTTTTAACCCAATACAAAAAAttgaaaaagtatagaggaataaggaaaaaaagagaccagtccagttaaaagtaagaggcatttgtaaaaagtccatccatagaaaacaaacaaggttaaggtagaaaagataacacgatagttttgaaccagggttaattcgccacttattttcttctgtcttcaattttattttaaactcccAAGTCTTTTGagttttcccttctctaataatacatttttttctcatcattttgacacactgtctctcctgtactgcttctgtttcaggagttgtcccaaccttctgcagccattttgactgcttctcttgtagctggcaaaaaagagctttctcctggatcaatcagggactttgcaatgtccctgagatcagcaggacatgctcttctctatcactgttccttcaaCACAGTTTAGGTCAAAAAGGATCATCcaggaacagagatatcgacagtaat from Thamnophis elegans isolate rThaEle1 chromosome 3, rThaEle1.pri, whole genome shotgun sequence includes:
- the MMUT gene encoding methylmalonyl-CoA mutase, mitochondrial; the protein is MLRVKNGLLRHWPLCCKREASLFPLQPSWRLLHQHVLHPEWTAMAKKQLKGKSPEELIWHTPEGIAIKPLYSTRDTAGFPEELPGVKPFTRGPYPTMYTYRPWTIRQYAGFSTVEESNKFYKDNIKAGQQGLSVAFDLATHRGYDSDNPRVRGDVGMAGVAIDTVEDTKILFDGIPLEKMSVSMTMNGAVIPILATFIVTGEEQGVPQSKLTGTIQNDILKEFMVRNTYIFPPEPSMQIIADIFQYTSKHMPKFNSISISGYHMQEAGADAILELAYTIADGLEYCRTGLKAGLTIDEFAPRLSFFWGIGMNFYMEIAKLRAGRRLWAHLIEKMFQPKDTKSLLLRAHCQTSGWSLTEQDPYNNIIRTTVEAMAAVFGGTQSLHTNSFDEALGLPTVKSARIARNTQIIIQEESGIPKVADPWGGSFLMESLTNDVYEAALKLINEIEEMGGMAKAVAEGIPKLHIEECAARRQARIDSGSEVIVGVNKYQLEKEETVEVLAIDNTSVRNKQIEKLIKVKACRDEVAAQKCLTALTECAATRQGNLLALAVDAARARCTVGEITDAMKKVFGEHRASDRMVSGAYRQEFGESDEITQAISRVNKFLEREGRRPRLLVAKMGQDGHDRGAKVIATGFADLGFDVDIGPLFQTPLEVAQQAVDADVHCVGVSTLAAGHKTLVPELIKQLNYLGRPDILVMCGGVIPPQDYDYLYETGVSNIFGPGTRIPKAAVQVLDDIEKCLDKRQQSL